The Gallus gallus isolate bGalGal1 chromosome 3, bGalGal1.mat.broiler.GRCg7b, whole genome shotgun sequence genome window below encodes:
- the MSGN1 gene encoding mesogenin-1 — translation MDKLHETLINMEDTLGSEHSVCLSSWDWKNTAGAFELHSVSSPHSLSPTPSFESYSSSPCPAAAETPYSGGGLVGYGLVDFPPAYLPSPGQARLPKGTKVRMSAQRRRKASEREKLRMRTLADALHTLRNYLPPAYSQRGQPLTKIQTLKCTIKYISELTELLNSVKRA, via the coding sequence ATGGACAAATTGCATGAGACGTTGATAAATATGGAAGACACTTTGGGTTCGGAGCACTCTGTCTGCTTATCCTCCTGGGACTGGAAGAACACAGCTGGGGCTTTCGAGCTGCACTCCGTCTCCTCTCCACACAGCTTATCCCCAACGCCGTCCTTCGAGTCTTACTCCTCGTCCCCATGCCCGGCGGCGGCCGAGACCCCATATAGCGGTGGCGGCCTGGTGGGCTACGGCCTGGTGGACTTCCCCCCAGCCTACCTGCCCAGCCCTGGACAGGCCCGGCTGCCCAAGGGCACCAAGGTGCGGATGTCAGCCCAGCGCCGGAGGAAAGCCAGTGAGAGGGAGAAGCTGCGGATGAGGACCCTGGCCGACGCGCTGCACACACTGCGCAACTACCTGCCGCCTGCCTACAGCCAGCGGGGACAGCCCCTCACCAAAATACAGACCCTCAAGTGCACCATCAAGTACATCAGCGAACTGACGGAGCTCCTCAACAGTGTCAAGAGGGCGTAG